CTTGATACCATACTGACCCCTGACAGAGAACACCGTGGCCCACCGTGGCCCAGCCCCTTAGTATCCAGACCACCAAGTTAACTCTTGGCCCTCTTGTTACTCTCTGGAACCATCAGGGGGGATAGCTGGTCCCACCTGGCCTGACCCTATTCACCTCCCTGACCCTGTCCTAAGGGAATCAAGAAGGACCATGTCCCAAGTTCTTCAGGGATGGGAGGGGAAATGATGGTCTCCTGGAACCAAATGGTATAAACGCAGGCCTCCAGTGGAAGCCCCAAGCTTAGTCCCTCAGGCTCCTGACTCCTCCACCCTTTGACATGTTCTCCTGACTCTGAGATTCAAGGTTTTGACCACCAGAGGGCACTGATGTCCCAGTCCTTGTGCTGCAGTAGTTACTCCCTCAGATCCAGGGGATACACTGCTTGCTCGTTATCTCCTCTTCACCCTTGAATCTCAGGATCCAGTCATCAGGGTCTGATCTGTCTGACCCTGGCTCCTGAGGACCCTGAATCACTGGGAGACTCTCTGCCCTGGAACCTCTGGGGCTCAGCTGGGGCCTGGAGCGAGGGGTTGGGGGAGCCACTATCACCAACCCTCAGTCCCTTTCCTAAGTTTAAGTGGATACAGCCCTGCCCTAAACTGCCTTTGGGATATTCAGATATGGTCCCTTATAGAGATGGAGAAAGTGGAGCCTAGAAGGGATAAGGACCACATAGCCAGGCCCTGATGACTCTACCCTCTTCCTAGGCTGAGCACACCCACCAACCACCTGAGTGAACCACCCTGGGTCGCCACCATCAAGCTAGCTGGCTCCCTGGTAGCCGGGCTGGAGCACTACGATTTGCAGGCTACCCATTCCAACTAAGTGTAGTCTGCTCAGTGTCCTCTGCTTTCCCCTCCTTGACAATAAAATAACCATCCAGATGCCTAGATGCCTGTCAGTTATGGTCTAAGGgttggaggggtggggcagggcaggggcctccATGAAAGCACCACATCCTGGAAACAGTTAAGAAGGCTGGACCCAGATAGCAGTAACGGAGGTTCCATTCATCCAGCATGTGGACTGATGGGCCCAGGGGTGAGATGTTCTTATTTCCCTTAATACGATCAGCCCCATTTCCAAGCTGACCTGGTGTCAAGTTCAGGGGTTCAGAACCAATCACTCTGGAAAGCAGGAatgatcattcccattttacagctggggaaactgactCTGGAAGGCTTTCTTAAAAATCCCATATCCCACAAGTGGCTCAGCCAGATTTGGACTGTCTTAACACACCTCAAGAACTTCAAGGCAGGAAACATAGGCTGTGGAGGTGCAGGTCATAAGTCACAGCACTGGCTCAGAAGGGCGGGAACCAAGGCAAGTCCATGCCAGGACCCATGCCTTTCATTCCACAGAAGTCTCAAACTGGCAGCCCACAGACGGGTTCCATCTctcatgtcattttaaaaaactggtttaattcattgcaaacatttttttaaaattgggataCTTCACTGAAACATTCTGGTGCCTTGCCTTCCTATGTGTCCACAGCTGGCTGCAACAGTCCCTCTATCCAGGGCCTGCGCTCTTTCCCAGGCCACAGTACCACTGGGCCCGTGCAGAGGGGGCATCTCGGTTTGAAACCTTGAGCAATGGCTGCTGGAGAGACGCCGACCCAGGGTTATCTCAGACCCCCTAGGGCCCCAAACTTCCAAGTTCTCGTAGATAAGACTTTATGTCCCCACCATTCCACTCGGGGAGACAAGGGCCTAAGAGAGAAAATGTCAATCCACCTTTATTGGAGGAAACCCTGCACTGCATCTGCTTTAAATAATGCAAACCCTGCccaccccagtgcctggcaggctCAGACGATCATCTCCAGCTGCCGGGCATACTCGATGACCTGTTTGGCCAGCTCCGTGGAGGGGATGGTGGTATCTTCCGGCTTTTGCTGCTGGCTGGCAAAGCTGTAGTAGTTGTTGACACCCAGGACCCATCCTCGCTGCAAGAAGGGAGGGATGAAAAATGGATAGGGTGATCACAcaggctccctccccaccacagagCCAGCACTTACCCCGGTGGGCCCTGGCTCAGTGTCCTCACCAACCCCACTCTACCTGCACAACCCTAGGCAAGTAACttctcctctctgtgcttcagtttctccatgttTGAGATGGGGACCCTAATCACACACCTCTCTGGGTCTGCAGTGAGCATTCAGGGAACCAAAAGTGCTGAGAATAGTGTTTGGCCCAGAGTAAACACTAAATATCGGCTGTCCCCATCGCTCAAGTTGAATTTCACCTCTTCCAGTCTGATCTCGACCCTCAGCCACCAGGGCTACTGCACCCCATACCTCGTTATCTTCAAGGACACTGCTTCTGCACAAATATGGACCAAAGGAAGTGAAGTCTTGTGGGGAAAAGCTGCAACCTCTAAGGACTTCCGATTAGGACAACCACCCACATGTACTAAGCCTCCACCTCCACCtggtgccaggtgctgtgctaagctcactccacatgttcatttctagCCCCTTTCTACATataggaaaactgaagctcacagaAGTTCAGCAACTTGCCTGAGGTTACACAACTGGATTCAAACCTGGGCAGTCTTGCTCCAGTGTCCCCCAGGCCACCCCACCCTGCTGTTAGTGAGTGCACCCCTGGCACCATGGCTCCTTGCCCTGCACCCCAGCCACCTTCTTGGCGTAGTCCGTCATCTTTTTGGGTGTGTTGAAGAAGAGGATCCGGGTGGCCTCAGTGAAGAGGATTTTTTCATAGGCTTTCTCGATGCACCCAGCGATCTCGTCCCTGGGGGCAGATGAGGATCTCATTACTAAGCACAGACAACTCTCCAGGCCCTGTCCTCTTAGGCCTGACATGTATAAGCTCCTTCAGTTCAGCACTGATGGCTGGATAATATGTTACTTGCCCCCATTTAAccaatcaaggctcagagaggagggcAGCTGGACTAGAGTTACAAAGCAAGGGCCACAGTCAGGCCCTCACTCAGATCTCTGGGACTCCTGGGCCCACACTCTGAATCCCACTCTGAATCCCACTCCCAGCCACGAGGACTTGAGGCTGTCTGGAACCCAGCCTGGGATTCACATAGGGATCTCTTCACATCACACCCTCCCTACAAGATCCGATCCCAAGGGGGTTCCCTGCACCCCTATTAAGAGGTCAACGATGAAGCAGAAAAACAGCAAGGCATCAAGTCACTGAAACGGGACAAGGAGTTTGCTCTGGGGAAAAACCATTGACAGGGACGAGTGTATCCGTTTCTGAGGCATTTTCTCTCTTATGCCAAGTGGTAGGTATACGGGCGCTCATCATATCACCCCCTGTTCATTTTCAAGCCAAAAACACTCCAAAGAAGGGGAAACCAAGGTCCCACAGTTTAGGTGACCTGAGGTGAAGCCACGTGACTTGTGGAGCAGGGTCTCCCTCTGCTGTGCGCCAAGCCCACGCTCAGGGTCTGGTGTACCtgggcacacacatacacagcccAATGTGAGGTGAGGGCTGTCACCCTCATCTCATGACCAGTTTCAGTTCACAGAAAAGGAGAACTCCTGTGCCCAGCCTCCCCAGATCACAAGTGGCCAGAATGAGATTCCAATTCAGGGCTATCTGACTCGAGTCCAAGCTTCTTTTGAACTCCACAGGGCCCTGGCCCCCCACGCACCTGATAGTGTCAAGCAGGATGTCGATGAAGAAGGTATAGCTCTCAGCAGGGATGTTGCCTTTGGCCAGGAACACCTTATTGTAGCTGCCCTCCATCAGGTACTGGAGAGGACAGGGTAGGGAAAAAGagagggtgaggaagagggagcaCAGGGCCCGACCCACTGAGGCCTCACCAGACTCCCAGTGCCTCCACCATCCCCACTCTGCAGAACACCCTTTGCCATACAGTAACCCATTTCCCACGCAGACTGGGTCCtattcttccaggaagcccttccaggtcctctctctctctctctctctctctctctctctcactctctctctctcactctttctctctctctcaagactGCCCTGGGAGAGTACCTAATCATCTCATCTATTTTTCAATCACAAGAGGGAGAAAGAGCTCGAGCCAACCCAACCTCattcctccacatctttgcccAAGCTGTGCTGCCCATCACAGCTGCCCCTCTCCCATCGTCTCCCCACAGTGAAATCCTCCCGAGAGACGGCAGCTGTAGAAACTACTTCTTAACCTTAGGTACTAAAGCTCTTCCTTGGCCCTGCTCACCTTCTCCCAGAAACCGTCCTCCTTGCTGTCCCTCAGACACATCAGGCGTGTTTCTGCCCTGGGCCCTTGGTCTGGCTGCTCCCTCTATCTGAATCATTCTCACTGAGATGATCACGTAGCTGGATTCTCCACCCCTTTCCAATCTTTCTTAAATTCCACTTTTTTCagcaaagccttccctgaccactcttaCAAAAAAATCACCCCTGCCCCCGACTCTCCACCCttcttcctgctttatttttctccatagcatttcACATCTTACAAACCATACAGGTTACTTCATCTTTTTATTCACTGTCTGCTTCCTCACCTGAATGTCATCTCACAAGATCAGagattttatctgttttgttcattgtacATTCTGAAAGCCAACCACAGCACCTGGTAGCCAGCTGGGGCTCAATATTTGTAGGACAAATGAGCAAATGAGTCCATAGGCTGAAAGATGGGTGAACCCTGCCTACTTCTCCAGGAAACCCTCCCAAACGTCTGTCCCCACACTACTCCCTTTAgccaggccctcccctcccccttcctcagccTCACTTGCTCCAGGGACACTGGATGCTTGATGTATACATTGGTCTGGATGTCCTTGGCAGGTAGCCGCTCCAACTCTGTGTGGAACTCAGCCACCCGGTTCTGGGACAGCAGGAAGAGAAGGTTGAGGCCCAAGAGCTGGTGCATGTAGGCCGACTCGGGGAGCTGTTCCCTGTGGAACAGGGTGGGGAACCAACATAAGGAGATCTTAGGAACTGACCAAGTCCCCAGCTCTAGGCTCCAGGGACCCTACGAACGCCCTGTGCTCTCACCTGGGAAGAGTATCAGGTGCTAAGTTTTCGGAtggaaatgaggcccagagagacatGAAGAAGTCACAAGCATATGGGCCCCAGAAAGTGACCTCGTTTCAGTAAAGAGACTCAGCCTTAGTTTCTCCAACTGTATAATAGGTATCACCACAGTATCCATCTCAGAGGTGGGTTAAATGAATAAGggttaagtaaattaaatgatttaatccaggtaaaatggttaaaacagtacCTGACCTAAATGAATACTGTGTAAGTATTAACTATGATTATGGCATTAAGAATCACCACCCTCACTTtatgggggaaactgaggcttagggagatgaagccaTTTGCCCAAGACTACATAATCAGGAAGTGGCAACATTAGTTTCAAACTCAGGTTTGTCTGGCTTCTGATGTCAAATTCTTAACCATTAATCCATGCAGGCACCATTCAGTTATGAAACCATTCAGCTTTATATTCAAGACACAGCCCAGgagtccctgctctgggcctggctCCATGCTAGGTAGTgctgggacacagcagtgaccaAGGCAGTTCTGCCTTTAGAAGACGCACagtccagtgggagagacagggaggcaCAAACAGAGGGGACACAGCTCATACAGCACTGGAGGCCACAGGAAAGAACCAGGTCTGAAACCTGAGGGCTATGGAGAGCCATAACAGGTTCTAAGCAGATGACCAACATGGTCAAATTTCAGTGTCACAAAGGTCCTACTGGCTGCCATGGAGGGATGAATCTGATGGGGCAAGGCTGGGGCTGAGGTGGGTAACAGGTGATGGTGGCTATACTGCAGAGTAGAAACTTAAAAGAGCAGCCATGTAACCCCCcctaccctcccccacacaccaAATCAGGGGCAGGGCTCATCCTCACTTGTAATCGAAGTAGTAGCATTTAAGCTGGGCCATGTACCGCTCGAAGGAGGGGATGTCCTTGCGTAGGATACTCCATTGGGCCCCGATCTCCAGTATGTCACCTGCAGGTAACAGGGGAAGCTCTCAGGAGGTGACTATGGTCCCAACCCGACCGCTACTACTGCCATTCCTGCCACAGCCCCCAGCCGATAACTCCCCACCAACCCCAGTGACACTCACGCGCCAGAATGAGCTGCTGTTTGGTCAGTTTGGTCCCTGTGGTTGGCAGGAAATTGAGCTCCAACAGAACCAGCTGACAAAGAGAgtaggggaaggaaggaaagcagatgGGACTTCAAGTACAGGTTACTTACCTCTCTCTAGGCTTTGATTTTCCCACCTAGAAAATGGGGCTAATCATCATCCCTGACTCATAAGATTGTTACTGAGTATTAAAGGAGTCAGTCCTCATAAAGAACTCAGATCAGGGCCTGGGCACATGACGAGTGTTCACTGAAGATGACCTCAGACTACAAGTATTAACAGGACCACTGGGGAAACAGGAGACACACTCCGTGCCTGACTCGATGGAATCAAAGGGGTGGGAGGACGCTAGCACCTTCAGTTCTTTGGCAATCCTTTCCCACACTTTACTGGGTTAGGCCCAGCTACCCCAGCCCATCTAcaccagggaggaagaggggctaACCTCTCCCCATAGCTCAATGCAGACATCATCCCTAATCATATACACTCCCTTAGCAACTTGACCCAACCGACTGTATTCACACTCTTTCCCAAACACACTTGGCCTGAAGCACCCCGAGCTCCATTCTGGTCCTCTACTGTAAGAATATTTTTCTAGGTTCAGTTCTGCCCTCACAACTTGGCTGGGCCCCTCTCCCCAAAGATGCATCCCTAAGCTCCAGATCTCTCGAACCCCAGTTTGGCCTGGTCTTAACCACGCACCCCATCATCTCAGCCTCCTTCCATCACCCTGTCCAGACCTCATTTCCCCCTTGGTGTCGCCCAGAACCCTCAATCAGAAAAACTCCAACACCCGCTTCCTGCCACTCCAGGCAGCTAGGCCTTCAAGCACCAAAAATTTAACCTCTCACTCGGCTGTGCCAGACCCACTCCTTCCATCACCCTCCCACCATGGGGCTGCATTTGGTCCGTTCCAGGCCCTCTCACTATTTCACTCCTCCAAGCCCGCATTTTGGCTGTTCCGAATCCTTCACCCTGTTGGGTCGCCCAGCCAGCCTTGGTCCGCGGCCTCCCCCTGGGCCCGGAACTCGGCTGGGTCTGGACCCCTCGAAACGCCCGCGTCCAACCCCTACCTTGAGACGGCCCAGCTCTTCCCCGCACTTGCTAAGATTGGGGCTTTTACGGTTCCACTCGCCCTTGAGTTGCTCGTACATGCCGGCCGCGGCCTGCAGGACTGCGCCCGAGGCCGCCGCAGTCCCGGAGCTCGAGGCGCCCGCCGCCCCGttcaccgccgccgccgccatcttccGTGATGCGGCAAACCGCCGGCCCAATTTACGGCAGCAACGCCTACAGCTGCTCGCCCGGCGGAAGGGGGGCCGGGAGGAGGAGCCCAAAGCCGAGGGCGTGGCTGCGACTGCCCGCCTCCGCCCGCCGCGACTAGTGTTCAGTCGCTCTCGGGTAGGTGCCCTCGGAGCCCGGCGCTTAATAAACATGCCAGTCGGAGCTCCGCCTCTGCTGTCACTCAAGATGGTGACCGGAAGTCGTCTGCTGCCCTAACTGAAAATGGCGGTGGTTGCAACGCTTTTCCACCTCCCGTTATCAACATGGCCGCCCCGGCTTCAGCCTGGGGTTTCAGGACTCTACGTTTGTCTTGAAGATTTCTACCTTTGCAGCGACTCTTCTAAACCAAGAGGTGGCGATGGTGGAGTCGTTCGCGTAGCTGTCTTAGTCCCACGTTATAGACAGGCTTTGAGAGGCTGCGTAAACTTCAAGAGACTAACAGCTGAGATTTGACCCTGCGTCTTTCTCTCTAGTCTCTCGGTGCATTCTTCCACATTTTCTCCAAGCGTGTACAAGTATTCACAAACTTTGCAAAAATCATCCAGTCCTAATGGCTTTAAATGCCACATTTAACTGCCATATGCCATCTGTCTTTGGTAATCAGGCAATCTGATCATCTTgctcagtttccttctgtttctatcTGATTTAGGATTAATATAAGGAATGGACGTTGAATTTTAGAAAAAGCTTTTTCAGGCACCTATTTATGTAATCATACATGTTGGCACacctgagcctgtttcttcacctgtggAGTGGGGATAATGATAGAATTTTCCTGATAGAACATCATGAATATTACTTGATAATCCAAGAAAAGGGatctgctatggactgaatgtgttccCCACAAATCCCTATGCTGGAACCTAATCCCCAATATAATGGTAtcaggaggtgggacctttggga
This region of Camelus ferus isolate YT-003-E chromosome 9, BCGSAC_Cfer_1.0, whole genome shotgun sequence genomic DNA includes:
- the PSMD8 gene encoding 26S proteasome non-ATPase regulatory subunit 8 → MFIKRRAPRAPTRERLNTSRGGRRRAVAATPSALGSSSRPPFRRASSCRRCCRKLGRRFAASRKMAAAAVNGAAGASSSGTAAASGAVLQAAAGMYEQLKGEWNRKSPNLSKCGEELGRLKLVLLELNFLPTTGTKLTKQQLILARDILEIGAQWSILRKDIPSFERYMAQLKCYYFDYKEQLPESAYMHQLLGLNLLFLLSQNRVAEFHTELERLPAKDIQTNVYIKHPVSLEQYLMEGSYNKVFLAKGNIPAESYTFFIDILLDTIRDEIAGCIEKAYEKILFTEATRILFFNTPKKMTDYAKKRGWVLGVNNYYSFASQQQKPEDTTIPSTELAKQVIEYARQLEMIV